From a region of the Streptomyces sp. NBC_00193 genome:
- a CDS encoding DNA-directed RNA polymerase subunit alpha: MLIAQRPSLTEEVVDEYRSRFVIEPLEPGFGYTLGNSLRRTLLSSIPGAAVTSIRVDGVLHEFTTVPGVKEDVTDIILNIKQLVVSSEHDEPVVMYLRKQGPGLVTAADIAPPAGVEVHNPDLVLATLNGKGKLEMELTVERGRGYVSAVQNKQLGQEIGRIPIDSIYSPVLKVTYKVEATRVEQRTDFDKLIVDVETKQAMRPRDAMASAGKTLVELFGLARELNIDAEGIDMGPSPTDAALAADLALPIEELELTVRSYNCLKREGIHSVGELVARSEADLLDIRNFGAKSIDEVKAKLAGMGLALKDSPPGFDPTAAADAFGADDDADAGFVETEQY, translated from the coding sequence ATGCTTATCGCTCAGCGCCCCTCGCTGACCGAAGAGGTCGTAGACGAGTACCGCTCGCGGTTCGTGATCGAGCCGCTGGAGCCGGGCTTCGGCTACACCCTCGGCAACTCGCTCCGCCGCACGCTCCTGTCCTCGATCCCGGGTGCCGCTGTCACCAGCATCCGCGTGGACGGCGTCCTGCACGAGTTCACCACCGTGCCGGGTGTCAAGGAAGACGTCACCGACATCATCCTCAACATCAAGCAGCTGGTCGTCTCCTCGGAGCACGACGAGCCGGTCGTGATGTACCTGCGCAAGCAGGGTCCCGGCCTGGTCACCGCTGCCGACATCGCGCCCCCGGCCGGTGTCGAGGTGCACAACCCGGACCTGGTCCTCGCCACGCTCAACGGCAAGGGCAAGCTGGAGATGGAGCTGACCGTCGAGCGCGGTCGCGGCTACGTCTCCGCCGTCCAGAACAAGCAGCTGGGCCAGGAGATCGGTCGCATCCCGATCGACTCCATCTACAGCCCGGTCCTCAAGGTCACCTACAAGGTCGAGGCGACCCGAGTCGAGCAGCGCACCGACTTCGACAAGCTGATCGTCGACGTCGAGACCAAGCAGGCCATGCGCCCGCGCGACGCCATGGCGTCCGCCGGTAAGACCCTGGTCGAGCTGTTCGGTCTGGCCCGCGAGCTCAACATCGACGCCGAGGGCATCGACATGGGCCCCTCGCCGACGGACGCGGCCCTGGCCGCCGATCTCGCCCTGCCGATCGAGGAGCTCGAGCTCACCGTTCGGTCGTACAACTGCCTCAAGCGCGAGGGCATCCACTCCGTGGGTGAGCTCGTCGCCCGCTCCGAGGCCGACCTGCTCGACATCCGCAACTTCGGTGCGAAGTCGATCGACGAGGTCAAGGCGAAGCTGGCCGGCATGGGCCTGGCCCTCAAGGACAGCCCGCCCGGATTCGACCCGACCGCCGCCGCCGACGCCTTCGGCGCCGACGACGACGCGGACGCCGGTTTCGTCGAGACCGAGCAGTACTGA
- the rpsH gene encoding 30S ribosomal protein S8, protein MTMTDPIADMLTRLRNANSAYHDSVVMPHSKIKSHIAEILKQEGFITGWKVEDAEVGKNLVLELKFGPNRERSIAGIKRISKPGLRVYAKSTNLPKVLGGLGVAIISTSHGLLTGQQAGKKGVGGEVLAYVW, encoded by the coding sequence ATGACCATGACTGACCCGATCGCAGACATGCTCACGCGTCTGCGTAACGCTAACTCGGCGTACCACGACTCTGTCGTGATGCCGCACAGCAAGATCAAGTCGCACATCGCAGAAATCCTCAAGCAGGAGGGTTTCATCACCGGCTGGAAGGTCGAGGACGCCGAGGTCGGCAAGAACCTCGTCCTCGAGCTGAAGTTCGGCCCGAACCGCGAGCGCTCCATTGCGGGCATCAAGCGGATCTCGAAGCCCGGTCTGCGTGTGTACGCAAAGTCCACCAACCTGCCGAAGGTGCTCGGCGGCCTGGGCGTGGCGATCATCTCCACGTCCCACGGTCTGCTCACCGGCCAGCAGGCAGGCAAGAAGGGCGTAGGTGGGGAAGTCCTCGCCTACGTCTGGTAG
- the secY gene encoding preprotein translocase subunit SecY, whose translation MLTAFARAFKTPDLRKKLLFTLAIIVLYRLGSHVPVPGVSYKNVQICVDQMGAGNNSLFGLVNMFSGGALLQITIFALGIMPYITASIILQLLTVVIPKLENLKKEGQSGTSKITQYTRYLTVALAILQGTGLVATARSGALFGTCSVKDQIVPDRSIFTTVVMVLTMTAGTCLVMWLGELITDRGIGNGMSILMFISIAAGFVGSLWAIKEQGKIADGWVEFGVVILVGLAMVALVVFVEQAQRRIPVQYAKRMIGRRAYGGTSTYIPLKVNQAGVIPVIFASSLLYIPALIVQFSGSTAGWANWISKHFVKGDHPYYIATYFLLIVFFAFFYVAISFNPEEVADNMKKYGGFIPGIRAGRPTAEYLSYVLNRITWPGSLYLGLIALVPTMALAGFGANQNFPFGGTSILIIVGVGLETVKQIESQLQQRNYEGFLR comes from the coding sequence GTGCTCACCGCGTTCGCCCGGGCGTTCAAGACGCCCGACCTGCGCAAGAAGCTGCTTTTCACGCTCGCCATCATCGTGCTGTACCGACTCGGTTCCCACGTGCCGGTACCCGGCGTGAGCTACAAGAACGTTCAGATCTGTGTGGACCAGATGGGGGCGGGCAACAACAGCCTCTTCGGTCTCGTCAACATGTTCAGCGGTGGCGCGCTGCTCCAGATCACGATCTTCGCGCTCGGCATCATGCCGTACATCACGGCGAGCATCATCCTGCAGCTGCTGACCGTGGTCATCCCGAAGCTGGAGAACCTCAAAAAAGAGGGTCAGTCCGGCACGTCGAAGATCACTCAGTACACGCGCTATTTGACGGTCGCGCTCGCGATCCTGCAGGGCACCGGCCTCGTCGCCACCGCCCGCAGCGGAGCCCTCTTCGGGACGTGCTCCGTCAAAGACCAGATCGTTCCCGACCGGTCGATCTTCACCACCGTCGTCATGGTGCTCACCATGACCGCCGGAACCTGCCTGGTCATGTGGCTCGGTGAGCTCATCACCGACCGGGGCATCGGCAACGGTATGTCGATCCTGATGTTCATCTCGATCGCCGCGGGCTTCGTCGGTTCCCTGTGGGCCATCAAGGAGCAGGGCAAGATCGCGGACGGCTGGGTCGAGTTCGGCGTGGTCATCCTGGTCGGCCTCGCGATGGTGGCCCTGGTGGTCTTCGTCGAGCAGGCGCAGCGGCGGATCCCGGTCCAGTACGCGAAGCGCATGATCGGCCGGCGCGCGTACGGCGGCACCTCGACGTACATCCCCCTCAAGGTGAACCAGGCCGGTGTCATCCCGGTCATCTTCGCCTCGTCGCTGCTGTACATCCCGGCGTTGATCGTCCAGTTCAGCGGTTCCACCGCCGGCTGGGCCAACTGGATCAGCAAGCACTTCGTCAAGGGCGATCACCCGTACTACATCGCCACCTACTTCCTCCTGATCGTTTTCTTCGCGTTCTTCTACGTGGCGATCTCGTTCAACCCCGAGGAAGTTGCAGACAACATGAAGAAGTATGGTGGGTTCATTCCGGGCATCCGCGCCGGTCGGCCTACCGCCGAGTACCTCAGCTATGTACTCAACCGGATCACCTGGCCGGGGTCGCTGTACCTGGGTCTGATCGCTCTTGTGCCGACGATGGCGTTGGCCGGCTTCGGAGCGAACCAGAACTTCCCGTTCGGCGGGACGAGCATCCTGATCATCGTGGGTGTGGGTCTGGAAACCGTGAAGCAGATCGAGAGCCAGCTCCAGCAGCGTAATTACGAAGGGTTCCTCCGCTGA
- the rplO gene encoding 50S ribosomal protein L15 codes for MAESSPLKAHNLRPAPGAKTAKTRVGRGEASKGKTAGRGTKGQKARYQIPQRFEGGQMPLHMRLPKLKGFKNPFRTEFQVVNLDKLGALYPEGGEVTVADLVAKGAVRKNSLVKVLGQGEISVALQVSVDAVSGSAKEKIAAAGGSVTELV; via the coding sequence ATGGCTGAGAGCAGCCCGCTGAAGGCCCACAACCTCCGTCCCGCCCCCGGCGCCAAGACCGCGAAGACCCGTGTCGGTCGTGGTGAGGCGTCGAAGGGTAAGACGGCCGGTCGTGGTACGAAGGGCCAGAAGGCCCGTTACCAGATCCCGCAGCGCTTCGAGGGTGGGCAGATGCCCCTCCACATGCGTCTGCCGAAGCTCAAGGGCTTCAAGAACCCGTTCCGCACCGAGTTCCAGGTCGTGAACCTGGACAAGCTCGGCGCTCTCTACCCCGAGGGTGGAGAAGTCACGGTGGCCGACCTGGTCGCCAAGGGCGCGGTTCGCAAGAACAGCCTCGTCAAGGTCCTGGGCCAGGGCGAGATCTCCGTGGCGCTGCAGGTTTCGGTTGACGCCGTTTCCGGCTCCGCCAAGGAGAAGATTGCCGCCGCTGGTGGCTCTGTGACCGAGCTCGTCTAA
- the rpsQ gene encoding 30S ribosomal protein S17, producing MSEKNVTETTDRGFRKTREGLVVSDKMDKTVVVAVEDRVKHALYGKVIRRTNKLKAHDEQNAAGVGDRVLIMETRPLSASKRWRIVEILEKAK from the coding sequence ATGAGCGAGAAGAACGTGACTGAGACGACTGACCGCGGCTTCCGCAAGACCCGTGAGGGTCTTGTCGTCAGCGACAAGATGGACAAGACCGTCGTCGTCGCTGTCGAGGACCGCGTGAAGCACGCTCTGTACGGCAAGGTCATCCGCCGTACGAACAAGCTCAAGGCGCACGACGAGCAGAACGCTGCCGGCGTCGGCGACCGCGTCCTCATCATGGAGACGCGTCCGCTGTCGGCGAGCAAGCGCTGGCGCATCGTCGAGATCCTCGAGAAGGCCAAGTAA
- a CDS encoding adenylate kinase codes for MRIVLVGPPGAGKGTQATVLAETLSIPHISTGDLFRANISQKTELGQRAQSYMSKGDLVPDQVTIDMAKDRMEQPDAANGFLLDGFPRNVSQAEALDEILKAQGIKLDAVLDLEVEEDEVVKRIAGRRTCRKDNKHIFHVDYAAPKTEGVCDTCGGELYQREDDSEATVRNRLDVYHTQTEPIIDFYKAQGLLVTIPALGEVKDVTQRAMDALKK; via the coding sequence ATGCGAATCGTCCTCGTCGGCCCGCCGGGCGCGGGCAAGGGAACGCAGGCGACTGTGCTTGCCGAAACCTTGTCGATCCCGCACATCTCCACGGGCGACTTGTTCCGGGCCAACATCAGCCAGAAGACGGAGCTGGGCCAGCGCGCGCAGTCCTACATGTCGAAGGGTGACCTCGTCCCCGACCAGGTCACGATCGACATGGCCAAGGACCGCATGGAGCAGCCGGACGCCGCGAACGGCTTCCTGCTCGACGGCTTCCCGCGCAACGTCTCCCAGGCTGAAGCGCTGGACGAGATCCTCAAGGCGCAGGGCATCAAGCTCGACGCCGTCCTCGACCTGGAGGTCGAGGAGGACGAGGTCGTGAAGCGGATCGCCGGGCGGCGCACCTGCCGCAAGGACAACAAGCACATCTTCCACGTGGACTACGCGGCGCCGAAGACCGAAGGCGTGTGCGACACGTGCGGTGGCGAGCTCTACCAGCGTGAGGACGACTCCGAGGCCACGGTGCGCAACCGCCTCGACGTCTACCACACGCAGACGGAGCCGATCATCGACTTCTACAAGGCCCAGGGCCTGCTCGTGACGATCCCCGCCCTCGGCGAGGTCAAGGACGTCACGCAGCGCGCCATGGACGCGCTGAAGAAGTAG
- the rplF gene encoding 50S ribosomal protein L6, with protein sequence MSRIGKLPIQVPAGVDVTIDGQAVAVKGPKGSLALTVKAPIEIVKGEDGVLNVTRPNDERQNKALHGLSRTLVANMITGVTTGYVKALEISGVGYRVAAKGSNLEFQLGYSHPILIEAPEGISFKVESPTKFSVEGIDKQKVGEVAANIRKLRKPDPYKAKGVKYAGEVIRRKVGKAGK encoded by the coding sequence ATGTCGCGAATCGGCAAGCTCCCCATCCAGGTTCCCGCCGGTGTGGACGTCACCATCGACGGCCAGGCTGTGGCTGTGAAGGGCCCCAAGGGTTCCCTCGCGCTCACGGTCAAGGCGCCGATCGAGATCGTCAAGGGTGAGGACGGCGTTCTGAACGTCACCCGCCCCAACGACGAGCGTCAGAACAAGGCCCTGCACGGCCTGTCCCGCACGCTGGTGGCGAACATGATCACCGGCGTGACCACGGGTTACGTCAAGGCTCTTGAGATCAGCGGTGTCGGTTACCGCGTCGCCGCGAAGGGCTCCAACCTGGAGTTCCAGCTTGGCTACAGCCACCCGATCCTGATCGAGGCGCCCGAGGGCATCTCCTTCAAGGTCGAGTCGCCCACCAAGTTCTCGGTCGAGGGCATCGACAAGCAGAAGGTCGGCGAGGTCGCCGCCAACATCCGCAAGCTGCGGAAGCCCGACCCGTACAAGGCCAAGGGTGTCAAGTACGCCGGCGAAGTCATCCGCCGCAAGGTCGGAAAGGCTGGTAAGTAG
- the map gene encoding type I methionyl aminopeptidase, protein MVQIKTPEQIAKMREAGLVVAAIHAATREAAVPGATTRDLDMVARKVIADAGAKSNFLGYGGFPATICTSVNEVVVHGIPDDKTVLKDGDIISIDAGAIVDGWHGDAAYTAFVGSGHAPELVELSRVTEESMWAGIAAMKLGNRLVDISKAIETYIKRQPRPTTGEHSLGKFGIIEDYGGHGIGSEMHMDPHLLNYVSRKRGKGIKLVPGLCLAIEPMVSLGTAQTEVLADDWTVITTDGTWSSHWEHSIALTEEGPIVLTSPDCGKAKLAEYGVTTAPDPLG, encoded by the coding sequence ATGGTCCAGATCAAGACCCCCGAGCAGATCGCGAAGATGCGTGAGGCGGGGCTGGTCGTCGCTGCGATCCACGCGGCGACCCGTGAGGCGGCCGTGCCGGGCGCCACGACGCGGGATCTGGACATGGTGGCCCGCAAGGTCATCGCGGATGCCGGCGCCAAGTCGAACTTCCTCGGCTACGGCGGGTTCCCCGCGACCATCTGCACCTCGGTCAACGAGGTCGTCGTCCACGGCATCCCCGACGACAAGACGGTGCTGAAGGACGGCGACATCATCTCGATCGACGCCGGCGCGATCGTCGACGGCTGGCACGGCGACGCCGCGTACACCGCCTTCGTGGGCTCTGGACACGCCCCTGAGCTCGTGGAGCTGTCCCGGGTGACCGAGGAGTCCATGTGGGCCGGTATCGCCGCCATGAAGCTCGGCAACCGCCTCGTGGACATCTCGAAGGCGATCGAGACCTACATCAAGCGGCAGCCGCGCCCGACCACGGGCGAGCACAGCCTCGGCAAGTTCGGGATCATCGAGGACTACGGCGGCCACGGCATCGGTTCCGAGATGCACATGGACCCGCACCTGCTGAACTACGTCTCGCGCAAGCGGGGCAAGGGCATCAAGCTCGTCCCCGGCCTGTGCCTGGCGATCGAGCCGATGGTCTCGCTGGGCACCGCCCAGACGGAGGTCCTGGCGGACGACTGGACGGTCATCACCACGGACGGCACCTGGTCCTCGCACTGGGAGCACTCCATCGCCCTGACCGAGGAGGGACCGATCGTCCTGACCTCCCCGGACTGCGGCAAGGCGAAGCTGGCGGAGTACGGCGTGACCACCGCGCCCGACCCGCTGGGCTGA
- the infA gene encoding translation initiation factor IF-1 → MAKKQGAIEIEGTVIESLPNAMFKVELQNGHKVLAHISGKMRMHYIRILPDDRVVVELSPYDLTRGRIVYRYK, encoded by the coding sequence GTGGCCAAGAAGCAAGGTGCCATCGAAATCGAGGGCACCGTGATCGAGTCCCTCCCGAACGCGATGTTCAAGGTGGAACTCCAGAACGGTCACAAGGTCCTCGCGCACATCAGCGGCAAGATGCGCATGCACTACATCCGCATCCTTCCTGATGACCGGGTTGTCGTGGAGCTCTCTCCCTACGACCTGACGCGTGGCCGGATCGTCTACCGATACAAGTAG
- the rplX gene encoding 50S ribosomal protein L24, producing MKIKKGDLVQVITGKDKGKQGKVILAIPTENRVLVEGVNRVKKHTKAGQTAGGSQTGGIVITEAPIHVSNVQLVVEKDGQKVVTRVGFRFDDEGNKIRVAKRTGEDI from the coding sequence ATGAAGATCAAGAAGGGCGACCTGGTTCAGGTCATCACCGGTAAGGACAAGGGCAAGCAGGGCAAGGTCATTCTGGCCATCCCTACTGAGAACCGCGTCCTCGTCGAGGGTGTCAACCGGGTCAAGAAGCACACCAAGGCCGGCCAGACCGCTGGTGGCTCGCAGACCGGTGGCATCGTGATCACCGAGGCGCCGATCCACGTCAGCAACGTTCAGCTGGTTGTGGAGAAGGACGGCCAGAAGGTCGTTACCCGCGTCGGTTTCCGCTTCGATGACGAGGGCAACAAGATCCGCGTTGCCAAGCGGACGGGTGAGGACATCTGA
- the rpsM gene encoding 30S ribosomal protein S13 — MARVSGVDIPREKRVEIALTYVFGVGRTRSKEILAATGVNPDTRVRDLAEEDLVKIREYVDANLRTEGDLRREIQADIRRKVEIQCYQGVRHRRGLPVHGQRTSTNARTRKGPRRAIAGKKKPGKK; from the coding sequence ATGGCACGCGTTTCCGGTGTTGACATCCCGCGCGAAAAGCGTGTGGAGATCGCACTTACCTACGTCTTCGGTGTCGGTCGCACCCGGTCCAAGGAAATCCTTGCGGCCACCGGTGTGAACCCCGACACCCGCGTTCGTGACCTGGCCGAAGAGGACCTGGTCAAGATCCGCGAGTACGTGGACGCCAACCTCCGCACCGAGGGTGACCTCCGCCGCGAGATCCAGGCCGACATCCGTCGCAAGGTCGAGATCCAGTGCTACCAGGGTGTTCGCCACCGTCGTGGCCTGCCCGTGCACGGTCAGCGCACCAGCACGAACGCCCGTACCCGCAAGGGTCCGCGTCGCGCGATCGCCGGTAAGAAGAAGCCGGGCAAGAAGTAG
- the rpsE gene encoding 30S ribosomal protein S5, whose product MAGPQRRGSGAGGGERRDRKGRDGGPAAEKTAYVERVVAINRVAKVVKGGRRFSFTALVVVGDGDGTVGVGYGKAKEVPAAIAKGVEEAKKSFFKVPRIQGTIPHPITGERAAGVVLLKPAAPGTGVIAGGPVRAVLECAGVHDILSKSLGSSNAINIVHATVAALKGLQRPEEIAARRGLPLEDVAPAALLRARAGAGA is encoded by the coding sequence ATGGCTGGACCCCAGCGCCGCGGAAGCGGTGCCGGTGGCGGCGAGCGGCGGGACCGGAAGGGTCGCGACGGTGGCCCTGCCGCCGAGAAGACCGCTTACGTTGAGCGCGTTGTCGCGATCAACCGCGTCGCCAAGGTTGTCAAGGGTGGTCGCCGCTTCAGCTTCACCGCGCTGGTCGTGGTGGGCGACGGTGACGGCACTGTAGGTGTCGGTTACGGCAAGGCCAAGGAAGTTCCCGCGGCCATTGCCAAGGGTGTCGAGGAAGCCAAGAAGTCCTTCTTCAAGGTTCCGCGCATCCAGGGCACCATTCCTCACCCGATCACGGGTGAGCGTGCCGCGGGCGTCGTGCTGCTGAAGCCGGCCGCCCCCGGTACCGGTGTTATCGCCGGTGGCCCGGTGCGCGCCGTTCTGGAGTGCGCCGGCGTTCACGACATCCTGTCGAAGTCGCTTGGTTCTTCCAACGCGATCAACATCGTGCACGCGACCGTGGCGGCCCTCAAGGGCCTGCAGCGTCCCGAGGAGATCGCGGCTCGCCGTGGTCTGCCCCTCGAGGACGTCGCTCCCGCGGCTCTGCTCCGTGCACGTGCTGGGGCGGGTGCGTAA
- a CDS encoding type Z 30S ribosomal protein S14 → MAKKALIAKAARKPKFGVRAYTRCQRCGRPHSVYRKFGLCRVCLREMAHRGELPGVTKSSW, encoded by the coding sequence ATGGCGAAGAAGGCTCTCATCGCGAAGGCTGCCCGCAAGCCCAAGTTCGGTGTGCGTGCGTACACCCGCTGCCAGCGCTGCGGTCGCCCCCACTCCGTGTACCGCAAGTTCGGCCTGTGCCGCGTCTGCCTTCGTGAGATGGCTCACCGTGGCGAGCTGCCGGGCGTGACCAAGAGCTCCTGGTAA
- the rplQ gene encoding 50S ribosomal protein L17: protein MPRPAKGARLGGSAAHEKHLLANLAKSLFEHGRITTTEAKARRLRPYAERLVTKAKKGDIHNRRLVLQTITDKSIVHTLFTEIAPRYENRPGGYTRITKIGNRRGDNAPMAVIELVEALTVAQQATGEAEAATKRAVKEAEAAEAPAAEETKEA from the coding sequence ATGCCGCGTCCCGCAAAGGGTGCCCGTCTGGGCGGCAGCGCCGCGCACGAGAAGCACCTCCTCGCGAACCTCGCGAAGTCGCTCTTCGAGCACGGCCGCATCACCACCACCGAGGCCAAGGCCCGCCGCCTGCGTCCCTACGCCGAGCGTCTGGTGACCAAGGCCAAGAAGGGCGACATCCACAACCGTCGCCTGGTGCTGCAGACGATCACGGACAAGAGCATCGTGCACACGCTGTTCACCGAGATCGCCCCGCGCTACGAGAACCGCCCCGGTGGTTACACGCGCATCACCAAGATCGGCAACCGTCGTGGCGACAACGCCCCGATGGCCGTGATCGAGCTGGTCGAGGCCCTTACGGTCGCCCAGCAGGCCACTGGTGAGGCCGAGGCCGCCACCAAGCGCGCCGTGAAGGAGGCGGA
- the rplN gene encoding 50S ribosomal protein L14: MIQQESRLRVADNTGAKEILCIRVLGGSGRRYAGIGDVIVATVKDAIPGGNVKKGDVVKAVIVRTVKERRRQDGSYIRFDENAAVILKNDGDPRGTRIFGPVGRELREKKFMKIISLAPEVL, encoded by the coding sequence GTGATCCAGCAGGAGTCGCGACTGCGTGTCGCCGACAACACTGGTGCCAAGGAGATCCTTTGCATCCGTGTTCTCGGTGGCTCCGGTCGCCGCTACGCGGGCATCGGTGACGTCATCGTTGCCACCGTCAAGGACGCGATCCCCGGTGGCAACGTGAAGAAGGGTGACGTCGTCAAGGCGGTCATCGTTCGCACCGTGAAGGAACGCCGCCGCCAGGACGGCTCGTACATCCGCTTCGACGAGAACGCCGCCGTCATTCTGAAGAACGACGGCGACCCTCGCGGCACCCGTATCTTCGGCCCGGTGGGCCGTGAGCTGCGCGAGAAGAAGTTCATGAAGATCATCTCGCTCGCGCCGGAGGTGCTGTAA
- the rplE gene encoding 50S ribosomal protein L5, with product MATTPRLKTKYREDIAGKLREEFSYENVMQIPGLVKIVVNMGVGDAARDSKLIDGAIKDLTTITGQKPAVTKARKSIAQFKLREGQPIGCHVTLRGDRMWEFLDRTLSLALPRIRDFRGLSPKQFDGRGNYTFGLTEQVMFHEIDQDKIDRTRGMDITVVTTATNDAEGRALLRHLGFPFKEA from the coding sequence ATGGCTACCACTCCGCGTCTCAAGACGAAGTACCGCGAGGACATCGCGGGCAAGCTGCGTGAAGAGTTCTCCTACGAGAACGTCATGCAGATCCCCGGCCTCGTGAAGATCGTGGTCAACATGGGTGTGGGCGACGCCGCCCGCGACTCCAAGCTGATCGACGGCGCCATCAAGGACCTGACGACGATCACCGGTCAGAAGCCGGCCGTCACGAAGGCCCGCAAGTCCATCGCGCAGTTCAAGCTGCGCGAGGGTCAGCCGATCGGCTGCCACGTCACCCTCCGTGGTGACCGCATGTGGGAGTTCCTGGACCGTACGCTGTCGCTCGCGCTGCCGCGTATCCGTGACTTCCGTGGTCTGTCGCCGAAGCAGTTCGACGGCCGTGGCAACTACACCTTCGGTCTCACGGAGCAGGTCATGTTCCACGAGATCGACCAGGACAAGATCGACCGTACCCGGGGTATGGACATCACCGTGGTCACCACGGCGACCAACGACGCTGAGGGCCGCGCGCTCCTTCGTCACCTCGGCTTCCCCTTCAAGGAGGCGTAA
- the rplR gene encoding 50S ribosomal protein L18, whose amino-acid sequence MAYGVKIAKGDAYKRAAKARRHIRIRKNVSGTAERPRLVVTRSNRNIVAQVIDDLQGHTLASASTLDASIRGGEGDKSSQAQAVGALVAERAKAAGVETVVFDRGGNRYAGRIAALADAAREAGLKF is encoded by the coding sequence ATGGCATACGGTGTAAAGATCGCCAAGGGCGACGCGTACAAGCGTGCCGCCAAGGCCCGCCGCCACATCCGCATCCGCAAGAACGTCTCGGGTACGGCGGAGCGTCCGCGCCTCGTCGTGACGCGTTCCAACCGCAACATCGTTGCTCAGGTCATCGACGACCTCCAGGGTCACACCCTGGCGTCCGCGTCGACCCTGGACGCTTCGATCCGTGGTGGCGAAGGCGACAAGAGCTCGCAGGCCCAGGCCGTCGGCGCACTCGTCGCCGAGCGTGCCAAGGCTGCGGGTGTCGAGACCGTCGTGTTCGACCGCGGTGGCAACCGATACGCCGGGCGCATTGCCGCTCTGGCTGACGCCGCCCGCGAAGCCGGGCTGAAGTTCTAA
- the rpmD gene encoding 50S ribosomal protein L30, with amino-acid sequence MARLKVTQIKSYIGSKQNHRDTLRSLGLKRLNDVVVKEDRPEFRGMVHTVRHLVTVEEVD; translated from the coding sequence ATGGCTCGCCTCAAGGTCACGCAGATCAAGTCGTACATCGGCAGCAAGCAGAACCACCGCGACACGCTGCGTTCGCTCGGGCTCAAGCGCCTGAACGACGTCGTCGTCAAGGAGGACCGCCCCGAGTTCCGCGGAATGGTTCACACCGTCCGCCACCTCGTGACGGTTGAGGAGGTTGACTAA
- the rpmJ gene encoding 50S ribosomal protein L36, with translation MKVKPSVKKICDKCKVIRRHGRVMVICDNLRHKQRQG, from the coding sequence ATGAAGGTCAAGCCGAGCGTCAAGAAGATCTGCGACAAGTGCAAGGTGATCCGCCGTCACGGTCGGGTCATGGTCATCTGCGACAACCTGCGCCACAAGCAGCGCCAGGGCTGA
- the rpsK gene encoding 30S ribosomal protein S11 translates to MPPKGRQGAAKKVRRKEKKNVAHGHAHIKSTFNNTIVSITDPAGNVISWASAGHVGFKGSRKSTPFAAQMAAESAARRAQEHGMRKVDVFVKGPGSGRETAIRSLQATGLEVGSIQDVTPTPHNGCRPPKRRRV, encoded by the coding sequence ATGCCCCCCAAGGGTCGTCAGGGCGCTGCCAAGAAGGTGCGCCGCAAGGAAAAGAAGAACGTCGCTCATGGGCACGCCCACATCAAGAGCACGTTCAACAACACCATCGTTTCGATCACGGACCCCGCGGGCAACGTGATCTCCTGGGCCTCCGCCGGCCACGTCGGCTTCAAGGGCTCGCGCAAGTCCACCCCCTTCGCCGCGCAGATGGCCGCCGAGTCGGCCGCCCGTCGCGCGCAGGAGCACGGCATGCGCAAGGTCGACGTCTTCGTCAAGGGTCCCGGCTCCGGCCGTGAGACCGCGATCCGCTCCCTCCAGGCCACCGGCCTCGAGGTCGGCTCGATCCAGGACGTCACCCCCACCCCGCACAACGGCTGCCGTCCGCCCAAGCGTCGCCGCGTCTGA
- the rpmC gene encoding 50S ribosomal protein L29: MATGTKASELRELGNEELVGKLREAKEELFKLRFQAATGQLENNGRLKSVRKDIARIYTLMHERELGIETVESA; encoded by the coding sequence ATGGCGACGGGAACCAAGGCGTCCGAGCTGCGTGAGCTCGGTAACGAGGAGCTCGTTGGCAAGCTGCGCGAGGCCAAGGAAGAGCTGTTCAAGCTGCGCTTCCAGGCGGCCACGGGTCAGCTGGAGAACAACGGCCGGCTCAAGTCCGTCCGTAAGGACATCGCTCGCATCTACACCCTGATGCACGAGCGTGAGCTCGGTATCGAGACGGTGGAGAGCGCCTGA